The following proteins are co-located in the Rhodococcus opacus B4 genome:
- the hypE gene encoding hydrogenase expression/formation protein HypE produces the protein MSTTEPATSAEREDRVLERIDKFRQRRPRLLDEVVTLAHGAGGKSSAALVDAVFVEAFRNDELEQLGDAAALSMPSGERLAFSTDSYVVQPLRFPGGSIGHLAVHGTVNDLAVSGARPRWLSAAFVIEEGFPIAELREIVADMSEAAVLSGVQIVTGDTKVVGKGAADGVYISTAGVGVIPEGRRLSPDLVHAGDKVLLSGTIGAHGMAVMLARGDLAIEADIASDTAPVNSLVEALLEAAPSTRWMRDATRGGVGTVCNELAHACQLAVIIDEHSLPIEPQVLGACDMLGIDPLYVANEGKFVAVVAAAEANAAVAALRAHPRGADAAVVGEILAEPPGIVALRTSFGGSRIVDMLVGDPLPRIC, from the coding sequence ATGAGCACGACGGAACCGGCCACGTCGGCGGAACGGGAAGACCGCGTCCTCGAGCGGATCGACAAGTTCCGGCAACGCCGTCCCCGGCTGCTGGACGAGGTGGTGACACTCGCCCACGGTGCGGGCGGAAAGTCGTCGGCTGCGCTGGTGGACGCGGTGTTCGTGGAGGCGTTCCGCAACGACGAGCTCGAGCAACTCGGTGACGCGGCCGCGCTGAGCATGCCGTCGGGTGAGCGGCTCGCGTTCTCCACCGACTCGTATGTGGTTCAGCCTCTGCGCTTTCCCGGCGGTTCCATCGGACACCTCGCGGTGCACGGGACGGTCAACGATCTGGCCGTGTCCGGCGCCCGTCCGCGGTGGTTGTCGGCGGCGTTCGTCATCGAGGAGGGTTTCCCGATCGCCGAACTGCGGGAGATCGTCGCCGACATGAGCGAGGCCGCGGTCCTGTCCGGGGTCCAGATCGTCACCGGCGACACCAAGGTGGTCGGCAAGGGCGCCGCCGACGGCGTCTACATCTCCACCGCCGGTGTCGGTGTCATCCCGGAGGGCAGACGGCTGTCCCCCGACCTCGTGCATGCGGGTGACAAGGTTCTGCTGTCGGGGACCATCGGCGCACACGGGATGGCCGTCATGCTCGCCCGCGGCGACCTGGCGATCGAGGCCGACATCGCATCCGACACGGCTCCGGTGAATTCGCTGGTGGAGGCGTTGCTGGAGGCGGCCCCGTCGACGCGGTGGATGCGGGACGCCACCCGCGGCGGTGTCGGCACCGTGTGCAACGAACTGGCCCACGCCTGCCAGCTCGCGGTCATCATCGACGAACATTCCCTGCCCATCGAGCCTCAGGTGCTGGGCGCCTGCGACATGCTCGGCATCGACCCGCTGTACGTGGCGAACGAGGGCAAGTTCGTCGCCGTCGTCGCGGCGGCGGAGGCGAACGCGGCCGTCGCGGCGTTGCGGGCGCATCCGCGGGGAGCCGATGCCGCTGTGGTGGGCGAGATCCTGGCCGAGCCGCCGGGCATCGTCGCACTGCGAACGTCGTTCGGCGGCAGCCGGATCGTCGACATGCTCGTCGGCGACCCGCTCCCCCGAATCTGCTGA
- a CDS encoding D-sedoheptulose-7-phosphate isomerase — MTTHDSESTSFLYPFIDSEETDAQSLLDDLASSARGKAAESARLQKESLDEYGDGLVAAGTEMADRFRRGGRLYTFGNGGSSTDAATLATLFSRPARGRPVAAWSLAADQAVVTALGNDVGFDLIFKRQIIAHARDRDVAIALSTSGNSDDLMTALTEAKSRGLLTIGFAGHEGGRMLAMAESGELDFCYTVHSQSIHRIQESHAMLGYRLWSVAQEHMARVAPHSAERVAPNSVEAS; from the coding sequence ATGACCACCCACGACTCGGAGAGCACCAGCTTCCTGTACCCGTTCATCGACTCGGAGGAGACCGACGCGCAGAGCCTGCTCGACGATCTCGCCTCCTCCGCCCGGGGGAAGGCCGCCGAGAGCGCGCGCCTGCAGAAGGAGTCCCTCGACGAATACGGGGACGGCCTCGTCGCGGCCGGCACCGAGATGGCCGACCGGTTCCGCCGGGGCGGCCGCCTCTACACGTTCGGCAACGGCGGCAGTTCCACCGACGCCGCAACCCTCGCGACACTGTTCAGCCGCCCCGCCCGCGGACGTCCGGTCGCCGCGTGGTCGCTCGCCGCCGATCAGGCCGTGGTGACGGCCCTGGGCAACGACGTCGGCTTCGACCTGATCTTCAAGCGGCAGATCATCGCCCACGCGCGGGACCGGGACGTCGCCATCGCGCTGTCGACGTCCGGCAATTCGGACGATCTGATGACCGCGCTCACCGAGGCGAAGAGCCGTGGGCTGCTGACCATCGGATTCGCCGGGCACGAGGGCGGCCGGATGCTGGCGATGGCCGAGAGCGGCGAACTCGATTTCTGCTACACCGTCCACTCGCAGAGCATCCACCGGATCCAGGAGAGCCACGCGATGCTCGGGTACCGGCTGTGGTCGGTCGCCCAGGAACACATGGCGCGGGTCGCGCCCCATTCTGCCGAGCGGGTCGCTCCTAATTCTGTGGAGGCTTCATGA
- a CDS encoding HypC/HybG/HupF family hydrogenase formation chaperone: MTTTAEAGGHLVDTDLSADIAAAALSLARRFHDGATLWVISPQWEPHAHHVAVEFVHPVIMGKRALPSVALVEPDPVAQARVASRPGDILLAVASANEPAVVDAMRRAPAWGAMTLWIGAGPRPPAGAANHILWVDSDDPMVPATGRFVLMYHLLWELTHVCFEHSGLLKPDTEECDETVCVTCSDEGRLGEVVIEPAEPLGPALVRTAAGEEWVDVSVLGDVRPNDLVLVHAGAAITRLDDTGAEANR, encoded by the coding sequence ATGACCACCACCGCAGAGGCGGGCGGGCACCTCGTCGACACGGATCTGTCTGCGGATATCGCCGCGGCAGCGTTGTCCCTGGCCCGCAGATTCCATGACGGCGCGACGCTCTGGGTGATCTCCCCGCAATGGGAGCCGCACGCCCATCACGTCGCCGTCGAATTCGTCCATCCCGTGATCATGGGCAAACGGGCGTTACCCTCGGTGGCGCTCGTCGAACCCGATCCGGTGGCCCAGGCCCGGGTGGCGAGCAGACCCGGCGACATTCTGCTGGCGGTGGCGTCGGCGAACGAGCCCGCCGTGGTCGACGCGATGCGCCGCGCACCGGCGTGGGGCGCGATGACGCTGTGGATCGGGGCGGGCCCCCGACCTCCGGCGGGCGCGGCGAACCACATTCTGTGGGTCGACTCCGACGACCCGATGGTTCCGGCCACCGGTCGGTTCGTGCTCATGTACCACCTGTTGTGGGAACTCACCCACGTCTGCTTCGAACACTCGGGGCTGCTGAAGCCCGACACCGAGGAGTGCGACGAGACGGTCTGCGTCACGTGCAGCGACGAGGGCCGCCTGGGCGAGGTGGTGATCGAGCCCGCCGAACCCCTCGGTCCGGCCCTGGTCCGCACGGCCGCGGGCGAGGAGTGGGTGGACGTCAGCGTCCTCGGCGACGTCCGGCCCAACGACCTCGTCCTGGTCCACGCGGGTGCGGCGATCACCCGACTCGACGACACGGGTGCGGAGGCGAACCGATGA